TAACCATTCAATAACTATGGTTAGACCTTCTAACATCCCTTGTACTCTTTTAATTTTCCTCTCAATATATTCGTTCATTGTTTTTCTAGAATATGTTTGTTCTTATTCAGAAGATTCAGCGCACCACGAAGATAAAAATGAAGTATTTTGACAACCAATATTCATTTCCTCATATTACCCTTTTCCAAAATTGCATTTGTAAGTTCCAATTTTTTCCAATATGGTTTTCCATTTCTTAAGTTCTCTAGATCTATGCTTTTCTGTTtgcaattttttacttttatatggaAACTTATAAATTCTAGATAATAAATTTTTTGAAGAGCATAATTCAAACGTGTGTATTAAAAATACATGTCATTCGACCGTGTATTTGTTTTCTATTTTGGTTTGTGTTTTGAGATAATTCTTCGGTGTATGATTTTGTTgtctttttctatatttttgGCTCATTCTTTATTCTAATGTAGAAGTTTCATTAATTGTCTAAAAAATGTTGAACTGTGCTTCCATTAAAGCACCACAATCAATGAGCACTAGCAACTGGCCTTGTCATTAAatatcatataatttttttgacAAGACATTATTTGAAAGAGAGAAACCAACACAAGAAGTAGGAAATAAGAAGGAATTAACATCTTATTCCATGAATTCTGAAGATGTAATTTTCTTGGCCTGATCTTGAGACAATGGAGAAAATGGAATGGGAATCATGTTAAGATGTTCTTTTCTTTTGAAGGTACCATGAAAAATTTCAGTCATATCAAGATTGGCAGGTGTGATTCCATCGGGTAGTTTCCAATCAAAATGATATAGTAAGTTTGCAAGCAGAAGCTCCACATACGTTATGGCCAAAGTAATTGCTGGACATATTCTTTTTCCTGCACCGAATGGTATTAGTTCCATATTTCCACTTCTATAATCTATTTGACTATCTTCAAATCTTTCTGGATAGAACTTTTCAGGTTCATTCCAAACAATTGGGTCTCTTCCAATTGCCCAAGCGTTAACCATAATTGTAGTTTTGGGGCGAATATCGTATCCCATAATTTTTGTTCTTTCCTTGCATTGTCTGAAAATGAAGGTTATTGGTGGATGTAATCTAAGAGTTTCTTTAATAACTGATTTCAagtattttaattcttgaattctTGATTCCTCCACTTTTCCCTTTTCTCCAAAGACTCTCCTCACCTCTTCTTGTGCTTTTCTCATTACTTTTGGGTTCTTCATCAGCTCTGCAATAGACCCTTCCAGAGCTTTAAAGGCTGTCTTCCTCGCACCGAACATTTGCTACAAATTTATGTACTGTGTTAGAACTTGCTCAATTGACTAGAGTTTAGTTAAAGTAAAAACATATCAATTATTGGTCGAACCATCGAATCAATTATAATGGCACACTTTAAGTCTCTACTTATcaattagtaagatgtgaacaTAAGTACAAAACACTACAATTTCAGTGCCAATATTTATGAGATATATGAAGTATCTCTAATAAAAATGCAAATAGCTCTCTTAACTTACTAAAAGTGTAATCTTACAAGTCCATTTTagtttaagcaagtttaagagACAAATATGACATTTCAACTGTTAagagaaaaatttgaaaataacaAGGACAATAAGAATgttcttaatatttttttttcctaataaaACTAGTCATTTAATCTTTGGATGTTAATTATAAGTAAATACTCACCAGAATATTTGCTTTGATGCTTTGGTTTGTTAATGGAAATTCCCGTTCTCCATTTTTCTGTTGATTCAAAAGAAGATCCAAAAAGTTATCTCCAAAGCTGGTTTGATTTCTGTGTTCATTTATGATGTCTTCAAGTACATTGTCTGTGTCTTTGTGCACTTTCTGCATTCTTGACTTTGCTCCACTTAGAAAATCAAGTAAGAATTTCAAGGAAGGGAATAAATCAGAAGCAATACCAGCAATTACTTCCTTCTGCATATTTTCTAACATAGGTAATATAGTTTGTTCACTTTCCCCATTCTTACCCAATATGGTTATCAGAAAAATATTATCAATCAAATCTGAGATGATTCTCGGAAGATTGACAGATGACCCCTCTTTAGAACCAAGCAATTTTATGAAATTTGATATTTGTTCTTCTCGGACTGATTGGAAGGATAAAATCCTTTTCGGACTAAGAAATTGGAGTGttgtaattttccttatttgtcTCCAATAATCTCCATATGGCGCAGATGCCATGTCCATGTAATTGTAACTTGCAATTTCTCGGGAGAGGAGACGTGGACGTTCACTGAATAGGTCGCCCTGAATTTTGAGGACTTGGTTGGCTGTTTCTACCGAAGAAAACACAACTGCCGGGATTTGGCCTTGTTGAATGCTCATTACAGAGCCATAAATTTTAGCCAAATCTCGGAGGCTTTCATGGGGCAGACCGCGGAGTAATTGAGGAATGTTACCTAAAAGAGGAAATTTCCATGGCCCAGGAGGAGGATTTGAGTCCTTATTTATTTTCTTCCATATGATTAATGTTAAAATGAGGCAGCTAAAGAGGATGAGAAAAGAGGGTATTTGAAACTCCATTTTTATGATAATTGTTGTATGAATGTGTTCTTTCAAATTCCTTATCCTATTATATAGTGAAAAACTTACCatagatgaattttttttttgttttttttcttttacacaatgctaataaatttttttatgctaATATATAGGAAGATTACGTAACATAGAGAGCTAATACTAGTAAATATTTAATGCTAACATATATGGACGGGCACTAGTGTCTAACAGCGTTGCGCAAAGCCCGTAACTCTTTCAGACAATGACAGTTTTTCAGACAATGACAATTTGCATATTTAAGTTTGTAGTTGTAGCATGCTTCAGATAACATATGCTTTAATCAATTTTGCCCAAGTATATTTATTGAGAGGACagattttgtttattatttgtgTTTGTATTGATGTTAAgatgataatttttttaattcaatgtGGCTTAGaagctattttcttatttttattcacCATGCAATATAagtaattttcatgtttttacctCAATTATGCATGAAATAAACGTGCACATAAAATTGTATATACCAAAAATCGTAATGTGTATTCAATCATAATTGTAATATGCACATA
The DNA window shown above is from Euphorbia lathyris chromosome 1, ddEupLath1.1, whole genome shotgun sequence and carries:
- the LOC136204057 gene encoding cytochrome P450 726A27-like, which translates into the protein MSIQQGQIPAVVFSSVETANQVLKIQGDLFSERPRLLSREIASYNYMDMASAPYGDYWRQIRKITTLQFLSPKRILSFQSVREEQISNFIKLLGSKEGSSVNLPRIISDLIDNIFLITILGKNGESEQTILPMLENMQKEVIAGIASDLFPSLKFLLDFLSGAKSRMQKVHKDTDNVLEDIINEHRNQTSFGDNFLDLLLNQQKNGEREFPLTNQSIKANILQMFGARKTAFKALEGSIAELMKNPKVMRKAQEEVRRVFGEKGKVEESRIQELKYLKSVIKETLRLHPPITFIFRQCKERTKIMGYDIRPKTTIMVNAWAIGRDPIVWNEPEKFYPERFEDSQIDYRSGNMELIPFGAGKRICPAITLAITYVELLLANLLYHFDWKLPDGITPANLDMTEIFHGTFKRKEHLNMIPIPFSPLSQDQAKKITSSEFME